In Amycolatopsis coloradensis, one genomic interval encodes:
- the moaA gene encoding GTP 3',8-cyclase MoaA: MTAVDLGFPRVPGTRGRPSVPRPDNPALIDTFGRVATDLRVSLTDKCNLRCTYCMPAEGLEWMPSADVLTDDELVLLLRIAVERLGITDIRLTGGEPLLRQGLEKIVERVAALEPRPRLSMTTNGIGLAKRAKSLADAGLDRINVSLDTVDRALFETITRRDRLSHVLAGMAAAREAGLDPVKVNAVLMRGLNEDQAVPLLKFCLAEGYHLRFIEQMPLDAQHGWNRADMITAEEILGMLREEFTLSPFPAARGGAPAERWLVDGGPGDVGVIASVTRPFCGACERTRLTADGAVRSCLFSNDETDLRALVRAGAREEEVADAWRATMWGKLAGHEINEAGFAQPIRPMSAIGG; this comes from the coding sequence ATGACAGCAGTCGATCTCGGGTTTCCCCGTGTCCCCGGTACACGAGGGCGTCCCAGCGTGCCCAGGCCGGACAACCCCGCTCTGATCGACACCTTCGGCCGCGTGGCGACCGACCTGCGGGTGTCGCTCACCGACAAGTGCAATCTGCGCTGCACCTACTGCATGCCCGCCGAAGGGCTCGAATGGATGCCGAGCGCGGACGTGCTGACCGACGACGAGCTCGTGCTCCTGCTCCGGATCGCCGTCGAACGGCTCGGGATCACCGACATCCGGCTCACCGGCGGCGAACCGCTGCTGCGCCAGGGCCTGGAGAAGATCGTCGAGCGGGTCGCGGCACTCGAACCGCGGCCGCGGCTTTCCATGACCACCAACGGGATCGGGCTCGCGAAGCGCGCGAAGTCGCTCGCCGACGCGGGGCTGGACCGGATCAACGTCTCACTGGACACCGTCGACCGCGCGCTGTTCGAGACGATCACGCGTCGCGACCGGCTTTCGCACGTGCTCGCCGGCATGGCCGCGGCGCGGGAGGCCGGGCTGGACCCGGTGAAGGTCAACGCGGTGCTGATGCGCGGGCTGAACGAGGACCAGGCCGTGCCGCTGCTGAAGTTCTGCCTCGCCGAGGGCTATCACCTGCGGTTCATCGAGCAGATGCCGCTCGACGCGCAGCACGGCTGGAACCGCGCCGACATGATCACCGCCGAGGAGATCCTCGGCATGCTCCGCGAGGAGTTCACACTGTCGCCGTTCCCCGCCGCGCGGGGCGGGGCGCCCGCCGAACGCTGGCTGGTCGACGGCGGACCGGGCGACGTCGGCGTGATCGCGTCGGTGACCCGTCCCTTCTGCGGCGCCTGCGAGCGGACCCGGCTGACCGCGGACGGCGCGGTGCGCTCGTGCCTGTTCAGCAACGACGAGACCGACCTACGCGCCCTCGTGCGCGCGGGCGCGCGCGAAGAAGAGGTGGCGGACGCGTGGCGGGCGACCATGTGGGGCAAGCTCGCCGGGCACGAGATCAACGAGGCCGGGTTCGCGCAGCCGATCCGGCCGATGAGCGCGATCGGCGGCTGA
- a CDS encoding MarR family transcriptional regulator, giving the protein MAKYPLSAEELARFAHLGRESSTLTVLRHARIAERMGLSATDHKVLELAGQAPGPLTAGRIAELTGLSTGAVTGVMDRLEKAGLTRRVRDTADRRKVLIEVVPGAMERHAPLFESAYTNMKTVLEQFSPEERKVLERFQSAVLDGLRDELPGDSSRP; this is encoded by the coding sequence ATGGCGAAATATCCGCTCTCGGCGGAGGAATTGGCCCGGTTCGCCCATCTCGGCAGGGAGAGCAGCACGCTGACCGTTCTCCGGCACGCCAGGATCGCCGAGCGGATGGGCCTGTCGGCCACCGATCACAAGGTGCTCGAACTGGCGGGCCAGGCGCCGGGACCGTTGACGGCGGGCAGGATCGCCGAACTGACCGGACTGTCGACGGGTGCTGTGACCGGCGTCATGGACAGGCTCGAGAAGGCCGGTCTCACTCGCCGTGTCCGCGATACCGCCGACCGCCGGAAGGTCCTGATCGAGGTCGTCCCCGGCGCCATGGAACGGCACGCGCCGCTCTTCGAATCCGCGTACACGAACATGAAGACGGTGCTCGAACAGTTCTCTCCCGAGGAACGGAAAGTGCTGGAGCGATTCCAGAGCGCGGTGCTCGACGGCCTCCGCGACGAACTCCCCGGCGATTCTTCGCGTCCATAG
- the moaC gene encoding cyclic pyranopterin monophosphate synthase MoaC, whose product MSELSHVDHTGAARMVDVSGKTPTARTALAGGTVHTTAEVLGLLATDGLPKGDALATARIAGIMGAKKVPELIPLCHQIALSGVKVEFVLDETAVHITATAKTNDRTGVEMEALTAVAVAGLTLHDMIKAVDPAATLDDVRLIRKDGGKTGTWERP is encoded by the coding sequence GTGAGTGAACTCAGCCACGTCGACCATACGGGTGCCGCCCGTATGGTCGACGTTTCCGGCAAGACGCCCACCGCCCGCACCGCGCTGGCGGGCGGCACCGTGCACACCACGGCCGAGGTGCTCGGCCTGCTGGCGACGGACGGGCTACCCAAGGGCGACGCGCTCGCGACCGCCCGGATCGCTGGCATCATGGGTGCGAAGAAGGTGCCCGAGCTGATCCCGCTCTGCCACCAGATCGCGTTGTCCGGGGTGAAGGTCGAGTTCGTCCTCGACGAGACCGCCGTGCACATCACCGCGACCGCGAAGACGAACGACCGGACCGGCGTCGAGATGGAGGCGCTGACCGCCGTCGCCGTCGCCGGGCTGACCCTGCACGACATGATCAAGGCCGTCGATCCCGCGGCGACCCTCGACGACGTCCGCCTGATCCGCAAGGACGGCGGCAAGACCGGGACCTGGGAGCGGCCGTGA
- a CDS encoding NAD-dependent malic enzyme, with protein sequence MPVPGPGYSITVRVEAPASSTAAGDLTTAVGRVGGVLTAFDVVESHPDSIVVDISANALSENHAQDITQTLDSLPGVRVRKVSDRTFLIHLGGKIEVSPKVALRNRDDLSRAYTPGVARVCQAIAANPEDARRLTIKRNTVAVLTDGSAVLGLGNIGPAAALPVMEGKAALFKKFADVDAWPVCLDTQDTEEIIMIAKALAPVYAGINLEDIAAPRCFEIEKRLREQLDIPVFHDDQHGTAIVVVAALRNALRVVGKNIEDCKIVVSGVGAAGSAIIRLLLRKNPGDIVAADIDGIVHSARGNLDDNLTWIAAHTNKEQQAGTLHEALVGADVFIGVSAPNLFGAEQVATMKSDAVVFALANPDPEIDPLEAQKHAAVVATGRSDFPNQINNVLAFPGVFRGLLDAQAHHIDDSMLLAAADAIADVVDNGKLNASFIVPSVFDNAVAPAVADAVKKAAKAAKSAER encoded by the coding sequence ATGCCGGTTCCCGGTCCCGGATATTCGATCACCGTCCGGGTGGAGGCCCCCGCGTCGTCCACCGCGGCGGGTGACCTGACGACCGCCGTCGGCCGGGTCGGCGGCGTGCTGACCGCGTTCGACGTCGTCGAGTCGCACCCCGACTCGATCGTCGTCGACATCAGCGCCAACGCCCTTTCGGAGAACCACGCGCAGGACATCACGCAGACCCTGGACTCGTTGCCGGGTGTCCGCGTGCGCAAGGTCTCCGACCGGACGTTCCTGATCCACCTCGGCGGCAAGATCGAGGTCAGCCCCAAGGTCGCGCTCCGCAACCGTGACGACCTCTCCCGCGCGTACACGCCGGGTGTCGCCCGTGTCTGCCAGGCGATCGCGGCGAACCCCGAGGACGCGCGCCGCCTGACCATCAAGCGCAACACCGTCGCGGTGCTCACCGACGGTTCCGCGGTGCTGGGGCTGGGCAACATCGGCCCGGCCGCCGCGCTGCCGGTGATGGAGGGCAAGGCGGCGCTGTTCAAGAAGTTCGCCGACGTCGACGCGTGGCCGGTCTGCCTGGACACCCAGGACACCGAAGAGATCATCATGATCGCGAAGGCGCTCGCGCCGGTCTACGCGGGCATCAACCTCGAGGACATCGCCGCGCCGCGCTGCTTCGAGATCGAGAAGCGCCTGCGTGAGCAGCTCGACATCCCGGTGTTCCACGACGACCAGCACGGCACCGCGATCGTCGTGGTGGCCGCGCTGCGCAACGCCCTGCGCGTGGTCGGGAAGAACATCGAAGACTGCAAGATCGTCGTCAGCGGCGTCGGCGCGGCGGGCTCGGCGATCATCCGCCTGCTGTTGCGCAAGAACCCGGGCGACATCGTGGCCGCCGACATCGACGGCATCGTGCACTCCGCGCGCGGCAACCTCGACGACAACCTCACCTGGATCGCCGCGCACACGAACAAGGAGCAGCAGGCGGGCACGCTGCACGAGGCGCTCGTCGGTGCCGACGTGTTCATCGGGGTCTCCGCGCCGAACCTGTTCGGGGCCGAGCAGGTCGCGACCATGAAGTCCGACGCCGTCGTGTTCGCGCTGGCGAACCCGGACCCGGAGATCGATCCGCTGGAGGCGCAGAAGCACGCCGCCGTGGTCGCCACCGGCCGCAGCGACTTCCCGAACCAGATCAACAACGTGCTCGCGTTCCCCGGCGTCTTCCGCGGGCTGCTCGACGCGCAGGCGCACCACATCGACGACTCGATGCTCCTCGCGGCCGCCGACGCCATCGCGGACGTCGTGGACAACGGCAAGCTGAACGCTTCGTTCATCGTGCCGAGCGTGTTCGACAACGCCGTCGCCCCCGCCGTGGCGGACGCGGTGAAGAAAGCAGCCAAGGCTGCGAAGTCTGCCGAGCGCTGA
- a CDS encoding helicase-associated domain-containing protein, protein MPAPSLADWLRQESDDALAALLRTRRDLSTPPPSDTIVLATRAGTPGSVARACEDLGTFTLAVLDALLLAGADAEPVAAAEVARLVGKEIGEPLALLRKRALVWGEDDALRVPPSARDALGPFPAGLGSSSPSLAGADIEAALAEVGEDERAVLTTLAAGPPIGRTRDAAADVPLERAQNPVQRLLARGLLLRRDDQTVELPREIGIALRGGSVFDPASLREPELPTHPHQPSTVDTTAAGEAMEFLRQTESMLRAWSETPPPVLKSGGLGVRELKKLAKDLDVDETRVTLLAEIAVGAGLVADSEATTPEWVPTTLTDSWLASPTAQRWMTIAQAWLELPRLPGLAGGRDAKDKPIAPLSEDLRRPLAPTSRRRILLALAALPEGACVKSTDELVAALAWRAPRRGGRLRDETVRWTMAEGAALGLIGLGGLTTAARALLAEDRPGAVEAMIDALPRPVDHVLVQADLTVVAPGPLEAELAAEMTAVADIESAGHATVYRITETSVRRALDTGRTAGELHQLFSTRSATPVPQSLSYLIDDVARRHGRLRGGAAESFLRCDDASLLAEVMGSPVATEYGLRMIAPTVLISAYPLAEVLDALRAAGFAPAAEGPDGRVMDIRPSGRRLPAKARAARRAPGEPAGLTDEQVGKIVAHVRAGDAASARRRGETVRAPQGGGAGDTSATLALLSQATIERREVWIGFVDSRGTASQRVVRPLRVGAGVLEGTDNERYPLHRITSAALVED, encoded by the coding sequence ATGCCCGCGCCCTCCCTGGCGGACTGGCTGCGCCAGGAGTCCGACGACGCTCTAGCGGCACTGCTGCGCACGCGTCGCGACCTGTCCACGCCGCCCCCGTCCGACACCATCGTGCTCGCCACCCGGGCAGGCACGCCGGGCTCCGTCGCGCGCGCCTGCGAAGACCTCGGCACCTTCACGCTCGCCGTCCTCGACGCCCTGCTGCTGGCCGGGGCGGACGCCGAACCGGTCGCCGCGGCCGAGGTCGCGCGGCTCGTGGGCAAGGAGATCGGCGAGCCGCTGGCGCTGCTGCGCAAGCGGGCACTGGTCTGGGGTGAGGACGACGCGCTGCGCGTCCCGCCGTCGGCCCGTGACGCGCTCGGCCCCTTCCCCGCCGGACTCGGGTCGTCGTCGCCCTCGCTCGCCGGAGCGGATATCGAGGCCGCGCTCGCGGAGGTCGGCGAGGACGAACGCGCCGTACTGACGACGCTTGCGGCCGGGCCGCCGATCGGCCGGACCCGTGACGCGGCGGCCGACGTCCCGCTGGAGCGGGCGCAGAACCCGGTCCAGCGCCTGCTCGCGCGCGGTCTGCTGCTGCGCCGGGACGACCAGACCGTCGAGCTGCCGCGCGAGATCGGGATCGCGCTGCGCGGCGGGTCGGTGTTCGACCCGGCGTCACTGCGCGAACCGGAACTCCCCACGCATCCGCATCAGCCGTCCACAGTGGACACGACGGCGGCCGGTGAGGCGATGGAGTTCTTGCGCCAGACCGAAAGCATGCTTCGCGCGTGGTCGGAGACGCCACCGCCGGTGTTGAAGTCCGGCGGTCTCGGGGTCCGCGAGCTCAAGAAGCTCGCCAAGGATCTCGACGTCGACGAGACACGGGTGACCCTGCTCGCGGAGATCGCCGTCGGCGCCGGGCTGGTGGCCGACAGCGAAGCGACCACGCCGGAATGGGTGCCGACGACGCTCACGGATTCGTGGCTCGCGTCGCCGACCGCGCAGCGCTGGATGACGATCGCCCAGGCCTGGCTCGAACTGCCCCGGCTGCCCGGGCTCGCCGGCGGGCGGGACGCGAAGGACAAGCCGATCGCGCCGCTTTCGGAGGACCTGCGCCGTCCGCTGGCACCCACGTCGCGGCGACGGATCCTGCTCGCCCTGGCCGCTCTTCCCGAGGGCGCGTGCGTGAAGAGCACCGACGAACTGGTCGCCGCGCTCGCCTGGCGCGCGCCGCGGCGGGGCGGGCGGCTGCGCGACGAGACCGTGCGCTGGACGATGGCCGAGGGGGCGGCGCTCGGCCTGATCGGGCTCGGCGGCCTCACCACGGCGGCACGGGCGCTGCTGGCCGAAGACAGGCCCGGAGCGGTCGAGGCGATGATCGACGCGCTGCCGCGTCCGGTGGATCACGTCCTCGTCCAGGCCGACCTGACCGTGGTCGCGCCCGGGCCACTGGAGGCCGAACTCGCCGCCGAGATGACCGCCGTCGCCGACATCGAATCGGCCGGGCACGCGACCGTCTACCGGATCACCGAGACGTCCGTGCGGCGCGCGCTCGACACCGGGCGGACCGCGGGAGAGCTGCACCAACTGTTCTCGACACGGTCGGCGACGCCGGTGCCGCAATCGCTGAGCTACCTGATCGACGACGTCGCCCGGCGGCACGGGCGGCTGCGCGGCGGGGCCGCCGAGTCGTTCCTGCGCTGTGACGACGCGTCGCTGCTCGCCGAGGTGATGGGCAGCCCCGTCGCGACCGAGTACGGCTTGCGGATGATCGCGCCGACGGTGCTCATCAGCGCGTACCCGCTCGCCGAAGTCCTCGACGCGCTCCGCGCCGCCGGGTTCGCTCCGGCCGCCGAAGGCCCCGACGGACGCGTCATGGACATCAGGCCGTCTGGACGTCGCCTGCCCGCGAAGGCGCGTGCCGCGCGTCGTGCGCCTGGCGAGCCTGCCGGGCTGACCGACGAACAGGTCGGCAAAATCGTCGCGCATGTCCGGGCCGGCGACGCGGCTTCGGCACGGCGCCGGGGCGAGACGGTGCGCGCGCCGCAGGGTGGCGGCGCCGGGGACACGTCCGCGACGCTGGCGCTGCTGTCCCAGGCGACCATCGAGCGCCGTGAAGTGTGGATCGGGTTCGTCGACTCACGCGGGACGGCGAGCCAGCGGGTGGTCCGGCCGCTGCGAGTCGGCGCCGGGGTCCTCGAAGGGACCGACAACGAGCGCTACCCGCTGCACCGGATCACGTCGGCCGCCCTCGTCGAAGACTGA
- a CDS encoding DUF742 domain-containing protein, with product MKITGFTEPEPSGWDSLYQGTEREAFDSPSRFELSSISTVMPRRPAAPPEPPPAPPSMPSPIRQSPPRPTPADVAPASVYLPTSGSRVRPYTRTGGRTRTAHDLALEALVSTSEDGRRYRGVRTPEHRQICDLCLDTRSIAEIAAHLRLPLGVVKVLVGDMADAGLVLIHQTELILGDSSSRAFMERVLQGLRAL from the coding sequence TCACCGGATTCACCGAACCGGAACCGTCCGGCTGGGACTCCCTCTACCAGGGCACCGAACGCGAAGCCTTCGATTCGCCGAGCCGCTTCGAGCTGAGCTCGATCAGCACGGTGATGCCGCGGCGCCCGGCCGCGCCGCCGGAGCCGCCTCCCGCGCCTCCGTCGATGCCTTCGCCGATCCGTCAGTCGCCGCCGCGTCCCACACCCGCTGACGTCGCACCCGCTTCGGTCTATCTGCCGACTTCGGGCTCCCGGGTCCGGCCTTACACCCGCACCGGCGGGCGCACCCGCACCGCGCACGACCTGGCGCTGGAGGCGCTGGTGTCGACCAGTGAGGACGGCCGCCGGTACCGCGGCGTGCGGACTCCCGAGCACCGCCAGATCTGCGACCTCTGCCTGGACACCCGGTCGATCGCCGAGATCGCCGCGCATCTGCGGCTGCCGCTGGGCGTGGTGAAGGTGCTCGTGGGCGACATGGCGGACGCCGGGCTGGTGCTGATCCACCAGACGGAGCTGATCCTCGGCGACTCTTCTTCGCGGGCTTTCATGGAGCGGGTGCTGCAAGGCTTGCGCGCCCTCTGA
- a CDS encoding alpha/beta hydrolase, translating into MNRSVLSRIGALTAAAVTMAVLVPATASAAVSSVRWGPCPEDVAAPGVQCATLKVPLDYRNPGGNTIDIAVSKLASTKPAKRRGIMLTNPGGPGGPGLTMPAGLRAAGMPSSVLDAYDIIGFDPRGIGHSTPVTCDLKPEQQVSNVPPYARDAAAVAERAKYVEGIAKQCGASATAANLQYITTANTARDMDRIREALGEEKLSYYGVSYGSYLGAVYSTLFPRQTDRVVIDSVTGPGGLDPVTSRRLAEGFEDRFPDFAKWAAARHASYGLGRTPQQVTAKFYELVAKLDGGAVPGVDGAAFRMGTFGALYATSSFPVLAQQWQALDTEGTVEQTAQAQQIDPAQLLAGQLHVVCNDADWPEDVATYQRNVAKDRVKYPMFGAAGANIWACAYWPSEPIEPPVRIGDRGPSNILMVQNLRDPATPLSGAKEMRRALGDRARIVTVDEGGHGVWLSDENACGNNAVNRFFVEGKRPARDTACAADKGGLFASMTPEQRREREKALDEVRSKQRMF; encoded by the coding sequence ATGAATCGCTCTGTCCTGAGCAGGATCGGGGCACTCACGGCCGCGGCGGTGACCATGGCGGTACTCGTACCGGCCACGGCGTCCGCCGCGGTTTCGTCCGTGCGCTGGGGGCCGTGTCCGGAGGACGTGGCCGCGCCCGGCGTGCAGTGCGCCACCTTGAAGGTCCCGCTCGACTACCGGAACCCGGGCGGGAACACCATCGACATCGCCGTTTCGAAACTCGCCAGCACGAAGCCGGCGAAGCGGCGCGGGATCATGCTGACCAACCCGGGAGGCCCCGGCGGGCCAGGGCTGACCATGCCCGCCGGGTTGCGCGCGGCGGGCATGCCGTCGAGCGTGCTCGACGCGTACGACATCATCGGCTTCGATCCGCGCGGGATCGGTCACAGCACGCCGGTCACCTGCGATCTCAAGCCCGAGCAGCAGGTGAGCAACGTCCCGCCGTACGCGCGTGACGCGGCGGCGGTGGCGGAGCGCGCGAAGTACGTGGAGGGCATCGCGAAGCAGTGCGGGGCCTCGGCGACCGCCGCGAACCTGCAGTACATCACCACGGCCAACACCGCCCGCGACATGGACCGCATCCGGGAAGCCCTCGGCGAGGAGAAGCTCTCGTACTACGGCGTTTCGTACGGCAGCTACCTCGGCGCCGTGTATTCGACGCTGTTCCCGCGGCAGACCGATCGCGTCGTGATCGACAGCGTGACCGGCCCCGGCGGGCTCGATCCGGTCACCTCGCGCCGTCTGGCGGAGGGGTTCGAGGACCGCTTCCCGGACTTCGCGAAATGGGCGGCGGCGCGGCACGCGAGCTACGGGCTCGGCCGCACTCCGCAGCAGGTGACGGCGAAGTTCTACGAACTCGTCGCCAAACTCGACGGCGGCGCCGTCCCCGGTGTCGACGGCGCGGCGTTCCGCATGGGCACTTTCGGCGCGCTCTACGCGACCAGTTCCTTCCCGGTGCTGGCGCAGCAGTGGCAGGCGCTCGACACCGAAGGCACCGTGGAGCAGACCGCTCAGGCCCAGCAGATCGATCCGGCGCAGCTGCTGGCCGGGCAGTTGCACGTGGTCTGCAACGACGCGGACTGGCCCGAGGATGTCGCGACCTACCAGCGCAACGTCGCGAAGGACCGGGTGAAGTACCCGATGTTCGGCGCCGCCGGGGCGAATATCTGGGCCTGCGCGTACTGGCCGTCCGAGCCGATCGAGCCGCCGGTACGGATCGGCGACCGGGGTCCGTCGAACATCCTGATGGTGCAGAACCTTCGTGACCCGGCGACGCCGCTGAGCGGTGCCAAGGAGATGCGCCGCGCCCTCGGTGACCGGGCGCGGATCGTGACCGTGGACGAGGGCGGGCACGGAGTCTGGCTGAGCGACGAGAACGCTTGCGGCAACAACGCCGTCAACCGGTTCTTCGTGGAAGGCAAGCGCCCCGCGCGCGACACGGCCTGCGCCGCGGACAAGGGCGGGCTCTTCGCTTCGATGACGCCGGAGCAGCGGCGGGAACGGGAGAAGGCGCTCGACGAGGTTCGCTCGAAGCAGCGGATGTTCTGA
- a CDS encoding transglycosylase family protein, whose amino-acid sequence MSYRGKHRKMSAATRHIARVAIAGVAVGAPLAIAATPASATNWDAIAQCESSGNWSTNTGNGYYGGLQFSQSTWRAYGGTGSAHNATREQQIAVAERVLQGQGIGAWPHCGKKGGSASPAKAKSSAPKATKKVTPKKSTAPVTKQQAPAPAAANVANSNPAGDYTVVAGDTLSKIASKFNVQGGYQKLQELNKEYVPNADFIVVGQKLATK is encoded by the coding sequence ATGTCTTACCGAGGCAAGCACCGCAAGATGTCCGCCGCCACCCGTCACATCGCCCGCGTCGCCATTGCGGGTGTCGCGGTCGGCGCTCCCCTCGCAATCGCCGCGACCCCCGCGTCGGCGACCAACTGGGACGCCATCGCGCAGTGCGAGAGCAGCGGCAACTGGAGCACCAACACCGGTAACGGCTACTACGGTGGTCTGCAGTTCTCGCAGAGCACCTGGCGTGCCTACGGTGGCACCGGCAGCGCGCACAACGCCACGCGTGAGCAGCAGATCGCCGTCGCCGAGCGGGTCCTCCAGGGCCAGGGCATCGGCGCGTGGCCGCACTGTGGCAAGAAGGGCGGCTCCGCCAGCCCCGCCAAGGCCAAGTCGAGCGCCCCGAAGGCCACCAAGAAGGTGACCCCGAAGAAGTCGACCGCTCCGGTCACCAAGCAGCAGGCCCCGGCCCCGGCCGCCGCCAATGTCGCGAACTCGAACCCGGCGGGTGACTACACCGTCGTGGCCGGCGACACGCTGTCGAAGATCGCTTCCAAGTTCAACGTCCAGGGCGGCTACCAGAAGCTGCAGGAGCTGAACAAGGAATACGTGCCGAACGCCGACTTCATCGTCGTCGGCCAGAAGCTCGCCACCAAGTGA
- a CDS encoding MoaD/ThiS family protein — protein sequence MVTIVVRYFASARAAADLDEEKVTLPDGARVADAVARLRELHPEKLAKLLDAVSYLLDGVAVRDLTRPLTEGAELDVLPPFAGG from the coding sequence ATGGTGACCATCGTGGTGCGGTACTTCGCCTCGGCCCGCGCGGCCGCAGACCTCGACGAGGAGAAGGTGACGCTGCCGGACGGCGCCCGGGTCGCCGATGCCGTCGCCCGCCTGCGTGAACTCCACCCGGAGAAGCTGGCGAAGCTGCTCGACGCGGTCTCGTACCTGCTGGACGGTGTCGCCGTGCGGGATCTCACGCGGCCGCTGACCGAGGGCGCCGAACTGGACGTCCTGCCCCCGTTCGCCGGCGGCTGA
- a CDS encoding phosphatidylinositol-specific phospholipase C/glycerophosphodiester phosphodiesterase family protein: MITPRRILAALLAAVTATSLATAPASAHERGVRPLAQAHSHNDYEHARPLHDALDQGFTSVEADIFLVDGQLLVAHDLADTRPDRTLESLYLEPLRERVLANHGVGVYRQRAEFQLLIDVKGDANSTYAALEKRLYNPRYSFLFSLYAFGHVKKRAVTAVISGGRPKDVMLGQRFRLAFYDGRIRDENDLGIGSDPRVTPLVSDSWSGLFTWTGDGPFPAGERAKLHDLVKRAHAAGQRVRFWATPDAAGPGRDALWKELVAAGVDHLNTDDLPGLANFLRSR; encoded by the coding sequence GTGATCACTCCCCGCCGTATTCTCGCCGCACTGCTCGCCGCGGTCACCGCCACGAGCCTCGCGACCGCTCCGGCGTCCGCCCACGAACGCGGCGTCCGGCCGCTGGCGCAGGCGCACAGCCACAACGACTACGAACACGCCCGTCCGCTGCACGACGCGCTCGACCAGGGCTTCACCAGTGTCGAGGCCGACATCTTCCTGGTCGACGGGCAGCTCCTGGTCGCGCACGACCTCGCGGACACCCGCCCGGACCGCACCCTGGAGTCGCTCTACCTGGAGCCGCTGCGCGAGCGCGTCCTGGCCAATCACGGCGTCGGCGTGTACCGGCAGCGCGCGGAGTTCCAGCTGCTGATCGACGTCAAGGGGGACGCGAACAGCACCTACGCGGCACTCGAGAAACGTCTTTACAACCCGCGTTACTCCTTCCTCTTCTCCCTGTACGCATTCGGTCACGTGAAGAAGCGGGCCGTCACCGCGGTGATCTCCGGCGGGCGTCCCAAGGACGTGATGCTCGGGCAGCGGTTCCGGCTCGCCTTCTACGACGGCCGGATCAGGGACGAGAACGACCTCGGCATCGGCTCCGACCCGCGGGTCACGCCGCTCGTCTCGGACTCCTGGAGCGGCCTGTTCACCTGGACCGGTGACGGCCCTTTCCCCGCCGGTGAGCGGGCGAAACTGCACGATCTGGTCAAGCGGGCCCACGCGGCGGGTCAGCGCGTGCGCTTCTGGGCCACGCCGGACGCCGCCGGGCCCGGCCGTGACGCGTTGTGGAAAGAGCTGGTCGCCGCCGGGGTCGACCACCTGAATACGGATGACCTGCCAGGGCTGGCGAACTTCTTGAGGTCTCGCTAA
- a CDS encoding helix-turn-helix transcriptional regulator, with protein MPQFRLSEAARLLGVSDDTVRRWVRAGQLTAFGDSAGRKVVDGAELAAFAKAQAEQPEDPSSVGRSARNRFVGLVTEVITDKVMAQVELQCGPHRVVSLMSAEAVRELGLRPGVLAVAVVKATTVVVETPEGSR; from the coding sequence ATGCCGCAATTCCGGTTGTCCGAGGCCGCTCGTCTACTCGGCGTCAGCGACGACACCGTCCGCCGGTGGGTACGTGCCGGCCAGTTGACCGCGTTCGGCGACTCGGCGGGCCGCAAGGTCGTCGACGGCGCCGAGCTCGCCGCGTTCGCCAAAGCGCAGGCAGAACAGCCTGAGGACCCTTCGAGCGTCGGCCGCTCCGCGCGGAACCGGTTCGTCGGGCTCGTCACCGAGGTGATCACGGACAAGGTGATGGCACAGGTCGAGCTGCAGTGCGGCCCGCATCGCGTGGTCTCCCTGATGAGCGCCGAGGCCGTCCGCGAACTCGGACTGCGGCCGGGGGTGCTCGCGGTCGCGGTCGTCAAGGCGACCACCGTCGTGGTCGAAACCCCGGAAGGAAGCCGATGA